A genomic window from Anthocerotibacter panamensis C109 includes:
- a CDS encoding CIS tube protein, protein MTLAKAQLIPVDGRVATIKFMYNPSEISFSRSNSISGDGSARTEDQGKPKVSFSKPTPCSVSVSNIIFDAYEVPNGNVLFIINDFNKALEFVTALNRPPIYFFSWGQQNFLRCFVEQFSYQLTMFRPDGTPVRAKASLTLKEVDAIVAPANVPVPLADAQTRSTDTRSSRTTPTTQNRG, encoded by the coding sequence ATGACCTTAGCTAAAGCCCAACTTATCCCCGTCGATGGCAGGGTTGCCACCATTAAGTTTATGTACAACCCCAGTGAGATCAGTTTCAGCCGTAGCAATAGCATCAGCGGCGATGGTAGCGCCCGCACCGAAGATCAGGGTAAACCCAAGGTCTCTTTCTCCAAGCCCACCCCCTGCTCCGTCTCTGTCAGCAACATCATTTTTGATGCCTATGAGGTCCCAAACGGAAATGTTCTGTTCATCATTAATGATTTCAATAAAGCGCTGGAATTTGTAACCGCCCTAAATCGTCCGCCGATCTATTTTTTCAGTTGGGGTCAACAAAATTTCCTACGTTGCTTTGTAGAGCAGTTTAGCTACCAGTTGACCATGTTCCGCCCGGACGGTACCCCGGTGCGTGCCAAGGCTTCTCTCACGCTTAAGGAAGTAGACGCCATCGTCGCGCCCGCCAATGTACCCGTTCCTTTGGCTGACGCTCAGACACGTAGCACGGACACCCGCAGTAGCAGAACTACTCCTACCACCCAAAACAGAGGTTGA